A stretch of DNA from Oceanivirga salmonicida:
TATTTCTGATATTCTTTTTAAAGTATTTATTTCTAAGCCCTTAGCAACATTAACAATAATTTGATCCTTTTTTGTTAAAGTCATATTATGTAATAAATTTCTTATAAATTGAGTTGGTGTTGCTAATAATATAATATCTACATTATTTACATATTCATTATAATCATCAATTATTTCTATATTTTCATTTAATTTTTTACCTTTTAAAAAAGTTTTATTTTCTCTATCATTTTTCAATAAATCTCTATATTTTTCATTATGTTCATATAATTTTATATTATGTTTTTTTTCGGATAGCATTATACTTAATGCTGTTCCAAAACTTCCTCCGCCTACTATTAATATATTCATATTTCTCCTACCTTTTATTAACTTTATCAAAAAAGTTAGCTTCTTCTTTGTTTATTAAATTTATTATATTTGATTTATGTCTGTATACTATCAATAATGCTATAAATATTCCAAAATAAACATAATTTTGACTTTCATTAGTTAATATCATAAAAATTGATATTGAACATGCTGATATCATTGAAGCAACAGAAACATAACCTGTTACAAATAATATTACTATAAATACTATAAAAGCATATAACACATTAAGTGGTGATAATGCTAAAAAAACACCTAAACTAGTTGCTACTGCTTTCCCACCATTAAATTTTAAATAAACTGAGTATGAATGCCCTAATATTGCTGCTAATCCAATTAATATTGCTAAATTAGTATCATATTTACTTGCGATATATGTTGGTATAAGTCCTTTTGAAACATCCATAATAAGTGTTAAAATTCCTATTTTATAACCTAATACTCTTGCTGCATTAGTAGAACCTACATTACCACTTCCATATTCTCTTAAATCCATTTTTTTAAATATTTTACCAAAAATTAAAGAAAATGGTATTGACCCTAT
This window harbors:
- the plsY gene encoding glycerol-3-phosphate 1-O-acyltransferase PlsY; amino-acid sequence: MNYIYILLTYLIGSIPFSLIFGKIFKKMDLREYGSGNVGSTNAARVLGYKIGILTLIMDVSKGLIPTYIASKYDTNLAILIGLAAILGHSYSVYLKFNGGKAVATSLGVFLALSPLNVLYAFIVFIVILFVTGYVSVASMISACSISIFMILTNESQNYVYFGIFIALLIVYRHKSNIINLINKEEANFFDKVNKR